The following proteins are co-located in the Trichomycterus rosablanca isolate fTriRos1 chromosome 14, fTriRos1.hap1, whole genome shotgun sequence genome:
- the LOC134326252 gene encoding uncharacterized protein LOC134326252, with the protein MTAQAIFRVILGPDSSQRVMISAGLPSTVAELETEIKTQCKIVEPFRLQFMDTLFGNEFVNLTSMEEIQDKATIKVIYTFYQPHDPGEDSLSIASGSAPDDTSYSSGDSTIILSSSESTSSSRSCWPDLFCVPRFTYDAEIKLEKAHVAFKENGMLLIPDPKLKSDILEGLIQEIVKHTVYLTDSKFDQVAEALILRHPCLKEKGSPSGYAGWKMSLKYKLSNYRTHLRKVGCPEVCVNSLKHKPAEKCSPAFDVKRPKRGEVDYCPSFPLGESEQSLEEMRVELLSDVKKRNNRETIKKKMDATFALRRQEIVYDDPMISDVQERWSALFYAAEINAEFKRITTMPLQSRFLSQLDFLSESLLRVFAKRSGEPGKKLKNIAATMTDDTDVRRESLIKGLCIYLNESPDVLVQEYMDMAEAATLSAIEKTTVGIYVTRETPGSDSSDVGIIIEGVVVLQDLDNVALAVAMLFGLFYSLNMRYPSQLRFTFEVIQKLVMELNATQLSRKAQNLKTKLLL; encoded by the exons ATGACAGCTCAGGCCATTTTCAGAGTTATCCTTGGACCAGACAGTAGTCAGAGGGTCATGATTTCTGCTGGTTTGCCTTCAACTGTTGCTGAACTGGAGACTGAAATAAAGACTCAATGTAAAATAGTGGAACCCTTCCGGCTGCAATTTATGGACACGCTTTTTGGCAATGAGTTTGTGAACTTAACTtcaatggaagaaatacaagacaaAGCAACAATCAAAGTTATATACACATTCTACCAACCTCATGATCCAGGTGAAGACAGTTTATCTATTGCTTCAGGCAGCGCTCCTGATGACACCTCATACAGTTCTGGTGATAGCACCATCATTCTTTCATCTTCAGAGTCAACATCATCATCACGGTCTTGTTGGCCAGATTTGTTCTGCGTTCCCCGTTTCACGTACGATGCTGAAATTAAGCTAGAGAAGGCCCATGTAGCTTTCAAAGAAAATGGGATGCTGTTGATTCCTGATCCAAAGTTAAAGTCTGACATATTAGAGGGCTTGATCCAGGAGATAGTTAAGCACACAGTTTATCTTACAGACAGTAAGTTTGACCAAGTTGCAGAGGCACTCATCCTGAGACACCcatgtttaaaagaaaaaggcTCACCCAGTGGCTATGCAGGATGGAAAATGAGCCTCAAATACAAGTTGTCAAACTATCGCACACATCTTCGAAAAGTAGGGTGTCCCGAAGTATGTGTGAATTCTTTAAAACATAAACCAGCTGAGAAATGCTCCCCTGCTTTTGATGTTAAAAGACCAAAGAGGGGTGAAGTGGATTACTGCCCCTCTTTTCCTCTTGGAGAAAGTGAACAGTCCCTTGAGGAGATGAGGGTTGaactcctgtcagatgtgaagAAGCGCAACAACAGAGAgacaattaaaaagaaaatggaTGCAACATTTGCATTGAGGAGACAAGAAATTGTCTATGATGATCCCATGATCAGTGATGTACAAGAGAGATGGTCAGCTCTTTTTTATGCAGCAgag ATAAATGCGGAATTCAAGCGCATCACAACAATGCCTCTACAATCAAGATTTCTGTCGCAGCTTGACTTTCTTTCTGAAAGTCTGCTGAGAGTGTTTGCAAAGCGATCGGGTGAGCCGGGCAAAAAGCTGAAAAACATAGCTGCCACAATGACG GATGACACTGATGTTCGAAGGGAGTCCCTCATCAAAGGACTCTGCATCTATCTGAATGAGAGTCCTGATGTCTTGGTGCAGGAGTACATG GACATGGCTGAGGCTGCTACACTGAGTGCAATTGAAAAAACTACAGTGGGCATCTACGTCACCAGAGAGACGCCAGGCAGTGACTCTTCTGATGTTGGCATCATCATTGAAGGTGTTGTGGTTCTTCAGGACCTTGATAACGTGGCCCTTGCAGTAGCCATGTTGTTTGGACTTTTTTACTCCTTGAACATGAGATACCCATCACAACTACGCTTCACTTTTGAGGTGATTCAAAAGTTGGTAATGGAGTTGAATGCAACTCAGCTCtcaagaaaagctcaaaacttGAAAACAAAACTGCTCCTGTAA